One genomic segment of Catalinimonas alkaloidigena includes these proteins:
- a CDS encoding cold-shock protein: MNHGTVKFFNESKGYGFIKDDETGKEYFVHVSGLIDEIRENDEVTYELEEGRKGLNAVNVKLA; this comes from the coding sequence ATGAATCACGGAACAGTTAAATTTTTTAATGAATCAAAAGGATACGGATTTATTAAAGATGATGAAACAGGAAAAGAGTACTTTGTGCACGTATCTGGTCTGATAGACGAAATCAGAGAAAATGACGAAGTTACTTACGAACTGGAAGAAGGAAGAAAAGGACTAAATGCAGTAAATGTAAAGCTTGCTTAG
- a CDS encoding heme-dependent oxidative N-demethylase family protein: MGMTTFEIPPARYYPFSSGIYSTSAGLNKLPTDFGNREADQNIFQIDTAWHNYHSNKEECRKEGIQKYYKTHTLRDDTRMSLSRYVIQQLLTAYPNIFQEKNIKGLRYLHCLLSGETITYDQSYQLTENSKYLSLLDALASFVQEDIAVWQWDGERDWMSLIHLCAPNHWAPADKIGKPFSEVHQPVAGMEKMRQRYQPMLSSLIKGGKYVRFAWGLSTDKRLNHHPDPQAGWDEDAWQGRRFDPENPSLFVRIERQTLSGLPEVNAVFFTIRTYFEEVNALEATHRKALLEALSSMSSASLKYKGLNDDIENIKAYLNT, from the coding sequence ATGGGTATGACCACATTTGAGATCCCTCCGGCCCGATATTATCCCTTCTCTTCAGGAATCTACAGTACTTCAGCAGGGCTGAATAAGCTACCTACAGATTTTGGAAATAGAGAGGCAGATCAAAATATCTTCCAGATAGATACGGCCTGGCATAATTACCACAGCAATAAAGAAGAGTGCCGAAAAGAAGGCATCCAAAAATACTATAAGACCCATACCCTTAGAGATGATACGCGTATGAGTCTGAGCAGGTATGTTATTCAGCAACTTCTGACGGCTTATCCCAATATATTTCAGGAAAAAAACATAAAGGGGCTGAGATACCTTCATTGCCTGCTTAGTGGTGAGACAATTACGTATGACCAAAGCTATCAGCTTACAGAAAACAGCAAGTACCTTTCCCTCCTAGATGCATTGGCAAGTTTTGTACAGGAAGACATTGCCGTCTGGCAATGGGATGGTGAGCGTGACTGGATGTCTTTGATTCACCTTTGCGCTCCTAACCACTGGGCCCCTGCCGATAAGATCGGCAAGCCCTTTTCCGAAGTGCATCAGCCGGTAGCCGGTATGGAAAAGATGCGGCAACGCTATCAACCCATGCTCAGCAGCCTGATCAAAGGGGGTAAATATGTGCGTTTTGCCTGGGGGTTAAGTACAGACAAACGCCTTAATCATCATCCTGATCCACAGGCAGGGTGGGATGAAGATGCATGGCAGGGTAGAAGGTTTGATCCTGAAAATCCCTCACTTTTCGTGCGTATTGAAAGACAGACCCTCAGTGGGCTTCCTGAAGTAAATGCTGTATTTTTTACCATACGTACTTACTTTGAGGAGGTCAATGCATTGGAGGCTACCCATCGCAAAGCATTATTGGAAGCGCTTAGCAGCATGTCTTCAGCATCTTTGAAATATAAGGGGCTAAATGATGATATTGAAAACATAAAAGCCTATCTCAATACGTAA
- a CDS encoding FkbM family methyltransferase — translation MINKWKRKFLNQAAYFVSYLKLYPLIQKDLSNTLVIDCGANQGDISALFARTGAKIYAYEPDPIAFKILESKFSSNPDVKCVPKAVWVENGQIDLYLHSDQEGENIDFTVSSSIVKGKKNVSERNNIQVETINLIELIKNESSPISVLKLDVEGAEIALLQRIIEEELYKKIALILVETHENKIEAHVQPVQEMRKLIEKKEITNIKLNWV, via the coding sequence ATGATAAACAAATGGAAAAGAAAATTTTTGAATCAAGCTGCTTATTTTGTTTCGTATCTAAAGTTATATCCCCTCATTCAAAAAGACCTAAGTAATACCCTGGTCATTGACTGCGGAGCTAACCAAGGTGATATTTCTGCTCTTTTTGCCAGAACAGGGGCAAAAATTTATGCGTATGAACCCGATCCAATTGCGTTTAAGATTTTAGAGAGCAAGTTTTCCTCAAACCCTGATGTAAAATGTGTCCCCAAAGCCGTCTGGGTTGAAAATGGGCAAATAGATTTATACCTGCATAGCGATCAGGAAGGTGAAAATATTGATTTTACGGTGAGCTCTTCCATTGTCAAGGGAAAAAAGAATGTTTCGGAGCGTAATAATATACAGGTAGAGACTATCAACCTCATTGAGTTAATTAAAAATGAATCAAGCCCGATTTCAGTACTAAAATTGGATGTGGAAGGGGCAGAAATAGCGCTTTTACAAAGAATTATAGAAGAAGAGTTATATAAGAAAATAGCGCTTATTTTGGTTGAGACACATGAAAATAAAATTGAAGCTCATGTACAGCCTGTCCAGGAGATGCGAAAGCTTATAGAAAAGAAGGAGATCACCAATATCAAACTGAACTGGGTTTAG
- a CDS encoding lysylphosphatidylglycerol synthase transmembrane domain-containing protein — MEKLPVPQKAYKRYLKLLLKLGLTTLALYLVFRKVNIHEVWQILKAADIAWLIPALLLFILSKLFNAIRLQAFFSCIGLYLNTFFNIKLYMVGMFYNLFLPGGMGGDGYKIVILRRIDGVSTRGLITASLLDRVSGVVALGLLTLIALFFSQIYASIEAWSWLIWLGIIFAFPLYYLGLKILFPKFTSIYWTSSLYSIAVQVLTLGSVLSILFALNISSGYADYYVFFMLAALAAMLPFTIGGVGAREAVLVYAPQLFGAELAQDTALTLGLLFFLITTITSLSGAFVKLESLQDVTESVQRH; from the coding sequence TTGGAAAAGCTACCAGTACCACAAAAAGCCTATAAGCGATACCTAAAACTGTTACTCAAGCTTGGGTTGACAACATTAGCGCTCTATCTGGTTTTTAGAAAAGTAAATATTCATGAGGTTTGGCAGATTCTGAAAGCAGCAGATATTGCCTGGCTTATTCCAGCGCTTTTGCTCTTTATTTTATCCAAGCTATTTAATGCGATTCGGCTACAGGCATTTTTTTCCTGTATTGGCCTCTATCTCAATACTTTCTTTAATATCAAACTCTATATGGTAGGCATGTTTTATAACCTGTTCTTACCTGGCGGCATGGGAGGAGATGGATACAAAATAGTAATATTGAGAAGAATAGATGGAGTCTCTACCAGAGGTCTGATTACAGCCTCTTTGCTTGACAGAGTAAGTGGTGTGGTAGCATTAGGATTGCTTACGCTCATCGCCTTATTTTTCAGTCAGATTTATGCTTCAATTGAAGCATGGAGCTGGCTGATCTGGCTCGGAATAATTTTCGCCTTTCCGCTGTATTACCTGGGGTTAAAAATTTTATTCCCAAAATTTACATCTATCTACTGGACGAGCAGCCTCTACTCTATAGCCGTTCAGGTACTGACTTTAGGCAGTGTACTTTCCATCCTTTTTGCCTTAAACATCAGTAGCGGATATGCTGATTATTATGTTTTCTTTATGCTTGCTGCACTGGCAGCAATGCTTCCCTTTACAATTGGTGGAGTAGGTGCAAGAGAAGCTGTACTTGTGTATGCCCCTCAATTGTTTGGTGCTGAACTAGCGCAAGATACAGCCCTCACCCTGGGCCTGCTCTTTTTTCTGATTACCACAATCACTTCGCTGAGTGGGGCTTTTGTAAAACTGGAAAGCCTCCAGGATGTAACAGAAAGTGTACAAAGGCACTAA
- a CDS encoding glycosyltransferase family 2 protein — protein sequence MKLSLVITLYNEEDNVQPLLKRIEDALQGLEYEVLLVDDGSTDRTVFMVKKYANENVRLIVFNRNHGQTTAMSAGIHYAKGEYIVTMDGDLQNDPLDIPAMLDKIENEGWGLVAGKREKRKDGFILRKFPSKIANAIIRKLTGVYISDYGCSLKIFRSDIAHNLGLYGELHRFIPVLAKLQGASVTEMSVRHHPRIYGQSKYGLGRTFRVVSDLMLMLFFQKYIQKPMHLFGTMGIISFFLGAIINFYMLIEKFLGHDIWGRPLLLLGVVLVIGGIQLVTFGFMAELIMRTYFESQNKTPYRVKEVFIGKATSTTKSL from the coding sequence ATGAAGTTATCGCTGGTCATTACACTTTATAACGAAGAAGACAATGTACAACCATTACTGAAACGCATTGAGGATGCACTTCAGGGCCTTGAATATGAGGTTTTGCTGGTAGATGATGGCTCTACCGACCGGACAGTTTTTATGGTAAAAAAATATGCCAATGAAAATGTGCGACTCATCGTATTCAACCGCAATCATGGTCAGACCACCGCTATGTCAGCCGGAATCCATTATGCCAAAGGCGAATATATTGTGACTATGGATGGTGACCTGCAGAATGATCCTCTGGACATTCCAGCCATGCTGGATAAGATAGAAAATGAAGGCTGGGGTTTGGTAGCCGGTAAACGGGAAAAGCGTAAAGATGGCTTTATTCTAAGGAAGTTTCCCAGCAAAATCGCCAATGCGATTATCCGCAAACTTACGGGCGTATACATCAGTGACTACGGATGCTCCTTAAAAATATTTCGTAGTGACATTGCTCATAACCTGGGACTATACGGAGAGCTACACCGCTTTATTCCGGTATTGGCCAAGCTGCAGGGGGCAAGTGTGACAGAAATGAGTGTAAGGCATCATCCCCGTATTTACGGCCAATCCAAATATGGTTTGGGACGTACATTCAGGGTGGTCAGTGATCTGATGCTAATGCTATTCTTTCAGAAGTACATACAAAAACCCATGCACTTGTTTGGAACAATGGGGATTATTTCCTTTTTCTTAGGAGCAATCATTAATTTCTATATGTTGATTGAGAAATTTCTGGGACATGACATCTGGGGCAGGCCATTACTCCTGCTTGGTGTAGTGCTCGTTATTGGTGGAATACAATTGGTTACTTTTGGTTTTATGGCCGAGCTCATCATGCGTACCTACTTTGAATCTCAAAATAAAACACCTTATCGCGTCAAAGAAGTATTTATTGGAAAAGCTACCAGTACCACAAAAAGCCTATAA
- a CDS encoding ArnT family glycosyltransferase — protein sequence MSRKPLSTHNKQALPNLSRNEAYLAASIFVLLLFALFFQLGVHPLKHEEPRRALVALEMIFRGNWIVPTEVGALYYNKPPIYNWLIILSFKLFGSYAEFAVRFFSVLSFLGMGGLIFIFGRKYVSLSFGIYTALFFLVSVDILYYFSLTGEIDLFYSLVTLASLLAVYHFYHQQRFWSLFLWVYLLTAIGTLTKGLPSIAFTGITLLTWFIYRRDFRKLFLPAHFAGIFLFLLLVGSYFWAYSLYNDPTGFIERLFSESSSRTAVDEGNGFLKLVAHIFEFPLTTFVNIMPSSLLLAFMFRRGFINQLKRQPVITFITLIFIANFLLYWLSPGARARYTYMLYPFPIMMLVYYFLLPGDEAKAVKVKLLHRIILVLIVIVAASGMAIPFVPVLQANVPGLWWVALLTSSGALAILGLYIKFPTGRVLSLILLLVWFRIVFNLTVIPIRSANSSEAQDKRDADKIVSISKNAPLHVLEGSMISRTTVFYIEWQREEVLNFEEEILPDHYYMAYKDILAEQGYKYESLYNFQYKEDTLQLVKFK from the coding sequence ATGTCACGCAAGCCTCTTAGCACTCACAATAAGCAAGCCTTGCCCAACTTGAGCAGAAATGAAGCGTACCTGGCTGCCAGTATATTTGTATTGCTTCTTTTTGCGCTTTTTTTTCAATTGGGTGTACACCCGCTTAAACATGAAGAACCGCGCCGGGCACTTGTGGCTTTAGAAATGATTTTTAGGGGAAACTGGATAGTCCCCACTGAGGTAGGAGCACTCTACTACAATAAACCTCCCATTTATAACTGGCTCATTATCCTTTCCTTTAAGCTATTCGGTAGCTATGCTGAGTTTGCAGTACGATTTTTTTCGGTACTCTCCTTTTTGGGAATGGGAGGGCTTATTTTCATTTTTGGCAGAAAATATGTCAGCCTATCTTTTGGCATATACACAGCGCTATTCTTTTTGGTCTCGGTAGATATTCTCTATTATTTTTCGCTTACCGGAGAAATTGACCTCTTCTATTCTCTCGTCACATTAGCAAGCCTGTTGGCGGTATATCATTTCTACCATCAGCAGCGCTTCTGGTCACTATTTCTCTGGGTTTATCTGCTTACTGCCATAGGAACATTAACCAAAGGTTTACCTTCTATCGCCTTTACGGGAATTACTTTGTTGACGTGGTTCATTTACCGGAGAGACTTCCGCAAACTCTTTCTACCTGCACATTTTGCAGGTATTTTTCTTTTCCTCTTGCTCGTAGGCAGCTACTTTTGGGCGTATAGCTTGTATAATGATCCTACAGGCTTCATTGAGCGGTTATTTTCCGAGTCCAGCAGTCGTACAGCGGTAGATGAAGGAAACGGTTTCCTTAAGCTGGTTGCACATATTTTTGAATTTCCCCTAACAACTTTCGTCAACATCATGCCCTCCAGCTTGTTATTGGCATTTATGTTTCGCAGGGGTTTTATTAATCAGCTTAAAAGGCAGCCAGTGATCACTTTTATCACTCTCATTTTTATTGCTAACTTTCTACTATACTGGCTATCACCCGGAGCAAGGGCACGCTACACCTACATGTTGTACCCTTTTCCTATTATGATGCTGGTATACTACTTCCTTCTGCCAGGGGATGAAGCCAAAGCAGTTAAGGTTAAACTGTTACACCGCATCATTCTGGTACTTATTGTCATAGTAGCGGCCTCAGGCATGGCAATACCATTTGTACCTGTTTTACAGGCAAATGTACCCGGACTTTGGTGGGTGGCATTACTTACTAGCAGTGGTGCTCTGGCCATTCTCGGGCTTTATATAAAATTCCCCACAGGAAGGGTATTAAGTTTGATATTGCTGTTGGTCTGGTTTAGAATCGTATTCAACCTTACGGTAATTCCCATCAGGTCAGCGAATAGCTCCGAAGCTCAGGACAAACGTGATGCGGACAAAATCGTAAGTATAAGCAAAAATGCCCCCCTTCATGTATTGGAAGGTTCTATGATCTCCCGAACAACCGTATTTTATATTGAATGGCAACGCGAAGAGGTATTGAATTTTGAGGAGGAAATTTTACCAGATCATTATTATATGGCTTATAAGGATATTTTAGCTGAGCAGGGATATAAATATGAAAGCCTGTATAACTTTCAATATAAAGAAGACACATTACAGCTCGTGAAATTTAAATAA
- a CDS encoding metallophosphoesterase family protein codes for MRIFAISDIHACYRTFEALLQKIDLNKEDELYLLGDYIDRGPSSKEVIELILKLQKENYNVHCLLGNHEVMMLHALRYPHSPEAQSWQHWNGGDSTLKSFGVTFVSDIDEKYIRFMLSLSYYLEKDHFLFVHAGLNFKLADPLGDKESMLWSFDDRPKVNKKWLGDRIIVHGHRIHTRSRIRQNISELDTFPVLGIDNGCVYPKREYNKLCAVELNNMELYFQKNIEIH; via the coding sequence ATGCGGATTTTTGCAATCAGTGATATACATGCTTGCTATCGCACATTTGAGGCACTGCTCCAGAAAATTGACCTGAATAAAGAAGATGAGTTGTACTTATTAGGAGACTATATTGATCGTGGGCCAAGCAGCAAAGAGGTAATAGAGCTGATCCTAAAGCTTCAGAAAGAGAATTATAACGTTCACTGTCTGCTCGGAAACCATGAGGTCATGATGTTGCATGCGCTACGTTACCCTCACTCACCCGAAGCACAAAGCTGGCAGCACTGGAATGGGGGAGATAGTACACTGAAAAGCTTCGGAGTAACTTTTGTAAGCGACATTGATGAAAAGTATATCCGGTTTATGCTGTCTCTCTCATACTATCTGGAAAAAGATCATTTTCTTTTTGTTCATGCCGGATTGAATTTTAAGTTAGCCGATCCGCTGGGAGATAAAGAAAGCATGTTATGGTCTTTTGATGACCGTCCGAAAGTCAATAAAAAGTGGTTAGGAGATAGGATTATAGTGCACGGGCATCGCATCCATACCAGAAGTAGAATAAGGCAAAATATCAGCGAACTGGATACATTTCCTGTGCTTGGTATTGACAATGGATGTGTCTATCCCAAAAGAGAATACAATAAACTTTGTGCAGTAGAATTAAATAATATGGAACTATATTTTCAGAAGAATATTGAAATCCATTAA
- a CDS encoding MGH1-like glycoside hydrolase domain-containing protein yields the protein MTDSRKHNVKISIEKERLLDSAENRQWKKWGPYITERQWGTVREDYSIDGNAWGCISHDQARSIAYRWGEEAIAGFCDLQQILCFAPAFWNGKDTIIKERLFGLTNQQGNHGEDVKELYFHQESSPTHSYCKYLYKYPQSAFPYDELIEANQRDRTQPEYELLDTDAFEDNRYFDCYIEYAKAGVDDVLMKITVHNRGPEAAPIHVLPHLWFRNYWKHNKRYQKPKLKAVSPSCILANSSRNGSYYLHHHGGKQLFCENESNDLRIYNTKNKHPWVKDGINDHVTLGSKSVNPEKKGTKAAIWFKANIPSGKSHTFKVRLSKQRLDIPWKDFDQIFQQRRFESEAYYKELSPPHLKNAHQKLLRNALGGLLWTKQFYYLDVFKWLFGEPGDEPPFRLDKRNFNWQHLTNRHIISMPDKWEYPWYAAWDLAFHATSFVQVDPDFAKEQLQLMLREYYMHPNGQIPAYEWNFSDVNPPVHAWAVWEVYEKDKQKSGIPDWDFLERAFQKLLMNFTWWVNQKDVNGIDLFEGGFLGLDNIGVFDRNQMPPGIRKMQQADATSWMAMFALNMLRMSLELAKHNNAYEESAAKFFRHFLNIAWAMHHIGEKDISLWDEEDAFYYDVIQMENGSTQRLKVRSLVGIIPLFAVEIFNKSAFDHLYEFKTRAINIIRTRPDLASLISRIEEKNEKNEYLFSVLRAYRLEQLLKRLLDEDEFLSDYGIRSLSKHHKENPFIFEHHGKHVIQYEAGESSSSMFGGNSNWRGPIWLPLNYLIIQSLRKYYKFYGSSYVYEFPTGSGTKLNLKQIANELSKRLLRIFERDDEGKFRYHTNHSYRQYIEDPHFKNHHLFYEFFDGDTGQGLGASHQTGWTALIANLLLEMEDDATLEELVKQDIQKKES from the coding sequence ATGACGGACAGCCGGAAGCATAATGTTAAAATCAGTATTGAAAAAGAACGTCTGCTTGACTCGGCTGAAAACAGACAATGGAAAAAGTGGGGACCTTATATAACTGAAAGACAGTGGGGTACTGTACGCGAAGATTACAGCATTGATGGCAATGCATGGGGATGCATTTCACATGATCAGGCACGTAGCATCGCTTATCGTTGGGGGGAAGAAGCTATTGCCGGGTTTTGTGATTTGCAGCAAATTCTTTGTTTCGCACCCGCCTTCTGGAACGGGAAAGATACTATTATCAAAGAAAGGCTTTTTGGCCTCACTAATCAGCAGGGCAATCACGGTGAAGATGTAAAAGAACTTTACTTTCATCAGGAGTCCTCCCCTACTCATTCTTACTGCAAATATCTTTATAAATACCCTCAGTCGGCATTTCCTTACGATGAATTAATTGAGGCTAATCAGCGAGATCGCACGCAGCCTGAGTATGAACTACTGGACACCGATGCTTTTGAGGATAACCGTTACTTTGATTGTTATATTGAATACGCCAAAGCTGGAGTAGATGATGTGCTGATGAAAATCACAGTGCATAATCGCGGCCCTGAAGCAGCTCCCATACACGTACTCCCTCACCTCTGGTTCAGAAATTACTGGAAGCATAACAAGCGCTATCAGAAACCCAAGCTCAAAGCAGTTTCACCTTCTTGTATACTGGCTAACTCCAGCAGAAATGGCAGCTATTATCTGCATCATCATGGAGGCAAGCAGTTATTTTGTGAAAATGAGAGCAATGACTTACGCATCTACAATACCAAAAATAAACATCCCTGGGTAAAAGATGGGATCAATGACCATGTTACACTCGGTAGTAAATCTGTAAATCCGGAGAAGAAAGGCACCAAAGCTGCGATTTGGTTTAAGGCAAATATACCTTCAGGAAAATCGCATACTTTTAAAGTACGCCTCAGCAAGCAACGTTTGGATATTCCCTGGAAAGATTTTGACCAAATATTTCAGCAAAGAAGATTTGAAAGTGAAGCGTACTATAAAGAGCTTTCTCCGCCTCATTTAAAAAATGCACACCAAAAACTATTAAGAAATGCCTTGGGAGGGTTACTCTGGACCAAGCAGTTCTATTACCTGGACGTATTCAAATGGCTATTTGGAGAACCTGGTGATGAGCCTCCTTTTCGTCTTGATAAAAGAAACTTTAACTGGCAGCACCTTACCAATCGTCACATCATATCAATGCCCGATAAGTGGGAGTACCCCTGGTATGCAGCTTGGGACCTGGCTTTCCATGCTACTTCATTTGTTCAGGTTGACCCAGACTTTGCCAAGGAACAACTCCAACTGATGCTACGCGAGTACTATATGCACCCTAACGGGCAGATTCCCGCCTATGAATGGAACTTCAGCGACGTAAACCCTCCCGTGCATGCATGGGCAGTATGGGAAGTATATGAAAAGGATAAACAAAAGAGCGGTATTCCCGATTGGGACTTCCTGGAAAGAGCCTTTCAGAAGCTCCTGATGAATTTTACCTGGTGGGTCAACCAAAAAGATGTTAACGGAATTGATTTATTTGAAGGCGGTTTTTTAGGCCTTGACAATATTGGTGTTTTTGACCGTAACCAAATGCCGCCCGGCATCAGAAAAATGCAGCAGGCAGATGCTACCAGCTGGATGGCGATGTTTGCCCTTAATATGCTGAGGATGTCTTTGGAACTGGCTAAGCACAATAATGCTTACGAAGAGTCTGCCGCAAAATTTTTCCGTCATTTTCTGAATATTGCCTGGGCTATGCACCACATAGGTGAGAAAGATATCTCTTTGTGGGATGAGGAAGATGCTTTTTATTATGATGTGATACAAATGGAGAACGGTAGCACGCAGCGACTTAAGGTTCGTTCGCTGGTAGGTATCATCCCTCTTTTTGCCGTTGAAATCTTCAATAAGAGTGCCTTTGACCACCTGTATGAGTTTAAAACCCGCGCAATCAACATTATCCGTACCCGCCCTGACCTGGCATCGCTTATCTCCAGAATTGAAGAAAAGAATGAAAAAAATGAATATCTATTTTCTGTACTCAGGGCTTACCGGTTAGAGCAACTGCTCAAGCGCTTACTGGATGAAGATGAATTTTTATCTGATTATGGTATACGTTCCTTGTCTAAGCATCATAAAGAAAACCCTTTTATTTTTGAGCATCATGGTAAACATGTAATTCAATATGAAGCAGGTGAAAGCAGCAGCAGTATGTTTGGCGGCAACTCCAACTGGAGAGGTCCTATCTGGCTACCTCTTAATTACCTGATTATCCAGTCTTTACGCAAATATTACAAGTTTTATGGCTCCTCTTACGTATATGAATTCCCTACCGGCTCAGGCACAAAGCTCAACCTAAAGCAAATTGCTAACGAACTGAGTAAAAGACTGTTGAGAATATTTGAAAGAGATGATGAAGGGAAGTTTCGGTACCACACCAATCACTCGTACCGGCAATATATTGAGGATCCACACTTTAAGAACCATCACCTTTTTTACGAATTTTTTGATGGTGATACCGGACAGGGCTTGGGGGCGTCACATCAAACGGGGTGGACAGCCCTTATTGCAAACCTTCTTTTGGAAATGGAAGATGATGCTACATTAGAAGAGCTCGTAAAGCAGGACATCCAAAAAAAAGAAAGTTAG
- a CDS encoding response regulator has translation MAFIKIMIVDDHQLFRGGIVSLLSKDEDIDVIGEASSAKELFHALKSKQPHVVLIDISLGETDGLETILKANDSHPNIRFIVLTMHAEGQYVVKAVRNGAYGYLLKNADEKELIEAIHNVFEGKKHFNEEISQLMIGNMAMEGEPHKNLSKREREVLKLVSNGKTTKEIADQLFVSTRTVETHRVNMMKKLKVQNTAELIKKAAHLKLI, from the coding sequence ATGGCCTTTATTAAAATCATGATCGTGGACGATCACCAATTGTTTAGGGGGGGGATTGTGTCTTTGCTCAGTAAAGATGAAGACATAGATGTGATCGGCGAAGCTTCTTCCGCCAAAGAGCTTTTTCATGCCCTGAAATCCAAGCAGCCTCATGTAGTATTGATTGATATTTCATTGGGAGAGACGGATGGTCTTGAGACTATTCTTAAAGCTAATGACAGCCATCCTAATATCAGGTTTATCGTACTTACCATGCATGCTGAGGGGCAATATGTAGTAAAAGCGGTAAGAAACGGAGCATATGGTTACTTACTTAAAAATGCTGATGAAAAAGAGCTTATTGAAGCTATCCACAATGTATTTGAAGGTAAAAAACATTTTAATGAGGAGATTTCTCAATTGATGATTGGTAATATGGCTATGGAAGGCGAGCCTCACAAGAATTTGTCCAAAAGAGAAAGGGAAGTGCTCAAACTCGTCTCAAATGGAAAAACGACAAAAGAAATAGCAGACCAGCTCTTTGTTAGTACCCGTACTGTAGAGACCCACCGGGTAAACATGATGAAAAAGCTGAAAGTACAAAACACTGCGGAACTGATCAAAAAAGCAGCACACCTTAAACTTATCTGA